The following nucleotide sequence is from Callithrix jacchus isolate 240 chromosome 12, calJac240_pri, whole genome shotgun sequence.
TTTGAGCTCGGAAGCCAAAGAGGAAAGTAAGAAGCCGGTGGTGACTTTCCAAGGTGGGTCTAGCTGTGGAGTCTGGCTTCGGGGCTTTGGGTGGGATCGGCTGACTTACTTCCGGATTTCTCTTCAGCCCATGATGGGCCGGTCTACAGCATGGTCTCCACAGATCGACATCTGCTCAGTGCTGGGGATGGGGAGGTGAAGGCCTGGCTTTGGGTGGAGATGCTCAAGAAGGTAAGGAGTGAGGCTGGGGCAAGGGCTGGGGTACCCAGACCCAAAAAGGGCCTTTGAGGTCGCCTCATGTTTTTCCTTTTGAAGGGCTGTAAGGAGCTGTGGTGCCGTCAGCCTCCATACAGGTGAGCCAGGGCCACGTGGATAGAGGGCGCATGGGGGTGAAGGCACTCCCTCACTTACCCTGACTTTCCTCCCCCAGGACCAGCCTGGAAGTGCCTGAGATCAATGCTTTGCTGCTGGTCCCCAAGGTCTGAGCCCCATGTGACTGTTGTTGGTCCAAACTTTGATTCTTCACTCTCTGCCTTTCCTGATTTGACACTgacttcctgcctcaccctcctccttCACAGGAGAATTCTCTCATCCTGGCTGGGGGAGACTGTCAGCTGCACACTATGGACCTTGAAACTGGGACCTTCACGGTGAGCAGGGGCTTGGAGCCCTAGAGCAGGTCCAGGCCAGGGAGAGGCACTCTTCCTAGATCTCCTCACATTGCCCCTCTACTGCAGCGGGTCCTCCGGGGCCACACAGACTACATCCATTGCCTGGCATTGAGAGAAAGGAGCCCAGAGGTGCTGTCGGGTGGTGAGGATGGAGCTGTTCGACTTTGGGGTAAGGAGGTGGCTGGCTGGAGGGCAAGATGGcagtgagggaggctgaggctcgtGGGGCACTACTTAGGGTGGGTTCTTTCCCTGCAGACTTGCGCACAGCCAAGGAGGTCCAGACAATCGAGGTCTATAAGCACGAGGTGAGGGTGTGACCGTGGCCATTGTCCTCTTTCCCAGAAACTCCTTTAACCCTCTAGGACTTcacctctttccctcctccccttcccctcccaggaGTGCTCCAGGCCCCACAATGGGCGCTGGATCGGATGTTTGGCAACTGATTCTGACTGGATGGTGAGCTGGGCAGACTGTGGGACAGGTTGGCAGCTTCGGGCCTTGTCGGCTGTCGGCCTGTAGCTCACAGCTGGGGACTCCCACCTTTCTGTCCAGGTCTGTGGAGGGGGCCCAGCCCTCACCCTCTGGCACCTGCGATCCTCCACACCCACCACCATCTTCCCCATGCGGGCGCCACAGAAGCACGTCACCTTCTACCAGGACCTGGTGAGTCCCTCTGTCTCGTCTGCCACCCCCATTGGCTCTCCCCTCCAGCCCTGACCCCTGAGCACCTTCCTTGTCCTCTGCAGATTCTGTCTGCGGGCCAGGGCCGCTGTGTCAACCAGTGGCAGCTGAGCGGGGAGCTGAAGGCCCAGGTGCCTGGCTCCTCCCCAGGGctgctcagcctcagcctcaaccAGCAGCCAGCCGCGCCCGAGTGCAAGGTGGGTCTGGTGGCAGGGGCCTCAGGCGGCTGGGAGGCAGGGGAATGGGCAGGCCAGTCATGCCCCTCTCTCCTCCAGGTCCTCACAGCTGCAGGCAACAGCTGTCGGGTGGACGTCTTCACCAACCTGGGCTACCGAGCCTTCTCCCTGTCTTTCTGACCTCTGACCACACCCCCAGCCAGCAAGGgttttagaatgtttttctttttctttttttttttaacaataaagtttCAGGCTTTTCTTCCATACTCGCTCTTTCCACGAATGGAGGCCAAATAGGTGGCGTGATTTACATATTACTCTCTCCGATCTTGATACATAAATACCCAGCCCCATCCCTGCCTTAGAAATACCCCATAAATCCCGGCCCTGGAGAAGACAGACCTATATTGATTCGGAAAATCGACAGCTGTTCACCTGCCCCTGCCACCCACCTGGAGCTTCTGCCCCAGAAAGCTGGCTCCGCTCCCGATGAGCCCTTGCCCATcctcctggggtggggagggcatcAGCTCCTCTCGGAAGCCAATCCGTGCCCTGGGGATCCATTGGTCAGAAGAGGAAAGTGGGCCCTTAAGCGGGCAAGGGCAGCCCCCTGGGCCCCGCCGTCAGGTCCTTCGGAAGAGGTTGCTGAGAAAGCCGCCGGCGGGCCCGGGGCCCAGGCGCAGCGAGAAGCGGGGCGCGGCGCGGCGCGGGGTCGACGAGGACGCGGCGGCGCTCAGCTCCTTCTGGCGCTGTGAGCGCAGCTGTTGCCCGATCACCACCTGCATGTCGTCCTGCGGGAGGCCGGGGTCGACTCAGCGCCGGTCCcgccccctgccccgccccgcaCGCAGGCCCCGCCCCGCACGCAGGCCCCGCCCTGCACGCAGGCCCCGCCCCTCACCTGCCAGGCCTCCAGCTCCTGCGTGAGCGCCACCTTCTGGCTGATGGCGCGCAGCAGCTCCCGGGACAGGGAGTCTCGCTCCAGAGAGACGCGTTTCAGCTCCAGGGACAGCTCCAGGGCCCTAGCGGGGGAGGGGCGGACGACGCATCTGAGGGTGCTGAGACTTCAGGGAGCCGGGGTGACGGGGGACTTCTGGACCCGGGCGGGAGGGGGGCTGCCAACACCGAGATTAAGGAGGGCCGTGGGcccctgggtgggggtggggatcaTTATAACCAGTATCAGAAGGGGAATCAGGAGCCCAGAGCCCAGAGGGGTCCGGGGGGCGCTGGGGTAGTGCTGGATGACTTGAGGCTCACTTGTTTACGGCCTCGTCCCGGTCTGAGAGGGCCTTGTTCAGGGCCTCCCCAGGGTCGTCCTGCGCCCGCagctccttctgcctctgccgcTCTTCCCGCAGGGACTGCAGCTCCGCCAGCTGCAGCGCGATCTGTGGGCAGAGGAGGGGCCGCTCAGCAGATGGGCCAATGGGCCTTCCAGTCCCTGCTCCTCCCAGCAGCCCCGACTCTGGCTCTCCCCAGCTCTCCTCTGCCTGCCCGACAGACACCCCAGGCAGCTGTGGCCCTGTGCTGGAGACTCCTAGATGAGCCCTCTGAGCCCCTCAGGctggtgtggggtggggtggagcagGGTTAGTTGGGGTGCCATAACCCTGCAGGAGGAATGCAGGGAGAAGCACTAAGGAACTAGGGAGAGGTGCTGTCAGGaagtcttcctggaggaggtggcatacAGGCTGGCTCTTGAAGTAAGTCTGTTGGGATGAAGGCCAATTTaggtgtgggaagtagaaaagttcctttttaaagtttcctttccccgggcgcggtggctcaagcctgtaatcccagcactttgggaggccaaggcgggtggatcatgaggtcaagagatcgagaccatcctggtcaacatggtgaaaccccgtctctactaaaaatacaaaaaattagctgggcatggtggcgcgtgccagtaatcccagctactagggaggctgaggcaggagaattgcctgaacccaggaggcggaggttgtggtgagccgagatcgcgccattgtactccagcctgggtaacaggagcgatgctcagtctcaaataaataaataaagtttcctttcttgttaaagaataagtgtgctgaTTCTTTGTTAAGTCCTATCCTAagtagctgttagacacgccatgcttacaggcacatagtatgttctgtgtccttgtactttaaccaagatatctgtgcggTACGCGGTCACAGGCACGggccagctctccattgcttttacctgtctagaaaagttttaagtttttagccaatcgggttttagtttagattgtgaggtctggctccagccaacggagatcagacaaagcagtaaggacgaccccaaatgggTGAGGGATAAATGT
It contains:
- the THOC6 gene encoding THO complex subunit 6 isoform X2 translates to MGLHGQVLAAAKEAEVFQALQRLHMTIFSQSVSPCGKFLAAGNNYGQIAIFSLSAALSSEAKEESKKPVVTFQAHDGPVYSMVSTDRHLLSAGDGEVKAWLWVEMLKKGCKELWCRQPPYRTSLEVPEINALLLVPKENSLILAGGDCQLHTMDLETGTFTRVLRGHTDYIHCLALRERSPEVLSGGEDGAVRLWDLRTAKEVQTIEVYKHEECSRPHNGRWIGCLATDSDWMVCGGGPALTLWHLRSSTPTTIFPMRAPQKHVTFYQDLILSAGQGRCVNQWQLSGELKAQVPGSSPGLLSLSLNQQPAAPECKVLTAAGNSCRVDVFTNLGYRAFSLSF
- the THOC6 gene encoding THO complex subunit 6 isoform X1, whose translation is MERAVPLAVPLGQAEVFQALQRLHMTIFSQSVSPCGKFLAAGNNYGQIAIFSLSAALSSEAKEESKKPVVTFQAHDGPVYSMVSTDRHLLSAGDGEVKAWLWVEMLKKGCKELWCRQPPYRTSLEVPEINALLLVPKENSLILAGGDCQLHTMDLETGTFTRVLRGHTDYIHCLALRERSPEVLSGGEDGAVRLWDLRTAKEVQTIEVYKHEECSRPHNGRWIGCLATDSDWMVCGGGPALTLWHLRSSTPTTIFPMRAPQKHVTFYQDLILSAGQGRCVNQWQLSGELKAQVPGSSPGLLSLSLNQQPAAPECKVLTAAGNSCRVDVFTNLGYRAFSLSF